The Trichocoleus sp. sequence ACTGTTCACTCATTATACAGACACAATTCTGAATTTTTCATCCCTTTGGCTGCAATTTGATGATCGCGATTGAAGCAAGCTTCTGAGAGAGGAACACTTCCTTTGCTGAAAAAGAGATACTAGAGAAGTAGGTTCTACATCAAGGTGGAAAGCAAGTTCCATGTTTATTGTTGACGTGATTTTGAAGAACAACCCAATGCCAGTTTCGGTGCAGCGAAAGTCTGATGAGGATGCAAAAGCACTTTATCAGCAGGTATTGGAGGCGCTGCGATCGGGGAACCCAGCAACGATCGAGCTAACTTGTGAACAGCAGGTGGGTAAAACAGTTTGTGTTTTAGTGAGTGAGATTGCTGCTGTACAAATGGGTGAGAGGACAGGAAGCGCAACCTCTTCGGGCAGACCTCCAGGGTTCTTTGCGCTTGCAGAATAATGGCAAGGCTCCCTGAGCAAGTGGAATATTGCCAGTGGTTCCTATCTCTTTAGAGAATGTTCTAAAGGTAAAGAGAATTACTTACGCCCCCTAAATCCCCCGAAACTGGGGGACTTTGAACAGTTTGGAGCGGAAGCGCTTAACTCTGGGGCAAACGTAAAACATTTGATACTTCTCAAATAACCTCTGATTGGTGATGGCTTCAACCCTGTATTGAACCGAGATTAGAAGATGACAAAGCCAGCGATCGTTGTTCAAGACGTCTCCTTTCAATGGTTAACCCAAGCTCCTGTGTTGCAGTCTTGCTCATTAGAAGTGCCACAGGGGGAGTTTTGGATGTTGTTGGGAACAAACGGCAGCGGTAAATCTACTCTGTTACAGCTGTTAACCGGACTGTTGCAGCCTCAGTCGGGTGTGGTTGAGATGAAGCCGCCTGTCGGTTTTGTTTTTCAAAACCCAGATCATCAGCTTGTGATGCCAACGGTGGGAGCTGATGTTGCTTTTGGTTTGGTTGACGAGAAGCTTCCGTTTCGGCAGGTTCGGCAACGGGTGGAAGAAGCCTTGAGTGCAGTGAATCTGTTGCATCTTCAGCGCCGTCCTATTTATGCCCTAAGCGGGGGACAGAAGCAGCGAATTGCCATTGCAGGGGCGATCGCCCGTCATTGTGAAGTGCTGTTGTTAGACGAACCAACGGCGCTGCTTGATCCAGATAGCCAAATTGATTTGGTGATCCAAGTTCAGAAGTTGGTGCAAAGTCGAGGAATGGCTGCGCTCTGGGTGACTCATCGCTTAGATGAACTGGATTACTGTGACGGTGCATTTCTGCTGGAATCAGGGCGAGTAGTGGATCGGGGTGAGCCAACACGCTTAAAGCAGCGATTGTTGCAAAGTCAGGTCAGCGTTTAGCCAAGTGAATTGGCAGAACCCGAGACGATCAGGTTTACACAAAGCAATAATGCGCGACACTATAAGCACATGACATTTTTTCCACCTTGATGCTGAGTTTGACTTTTAACTATGGCTCCCTCAACACCCCAGGCAATCCTTTTGGTTGATGGCTACAACGTGATTGGTGCGTGGTCTGACTTGAAGCAGACGCGCGATCGTCATGGGTTAGAGGAAGCAAGGCGAGAGCTGGTGGACTCTCTGCTGGAGTACAGCGCTTATCAGAATTTTGATACCCACGTTGTTTTTGATTCTCAATATCAAGACAACCCTGGCAACAAGGAAGTGATTACGGGAAATTTGTGTATCTGCTACACCGACTATAAGCAAACGGCTGACTCTTATATAGAAAGAGCCTGTGCTTTGTTTCGTAAGGATATGCGAAAGTTTACTCAGCGTCTAATTGTGGCAACCTCCGATCGAGCGCAGCAGCTAACTGTTGTTGGTTATGGAGCAGAGTGGTTGTCAGCCCAGCGGCTTCAGGCAGAGGTTGAAATCACTTTCTCGCGCGTTCGGCGGAAACAGCAGGTTAATCGTCAGAAGGTGCGATCGACCAG is a genomic window containing:
- a CDS encoding NYN domain-containing protein, with the protein product MAPSTPQAILLVDGYNVIGAWSDLKQTRDRHGLEEARRELVDSLLEYSAYQNFDTHVVFDSQYQDNPGNKEVITGNLCICYTDYKQTADSYIERACALFRKDMRKFTQRLIVATSDRAQQLTVVGYGAEWLSAQRLQAEVEITFSRVRRKQQVNRQKVRSTSRFLASGLDPAAQQKLAELRMGFKSKKLK
- a CDS encoding energy-coupling factor ABC transporter ATP-binding protein; translation: MTKPAIVVQDVSFQWLTQAPVLQSCSLEVPQGEFWMLLGTNGSGKSTLLQLLTGLLQPQSGVVEMKPPVGFVFQNPDHQLVMPTVGADVAFGLVDEKLPFRQVRQRVEEALSAVNLLHLQRRPIYALSGGQKQRIAIAGAIARHCEVLLLDEPTALLDPDSQIDLVIQVQKLVQSRGMAALWVTHRLDELDYCDGAFLLESGRVVDRGEPTRLKQRLLQSQVSV